DNA sequence from the Streptomyces sp. MST-110588 genome:
GGCTGGGGCAGACCATGCCCGGCGCCCTGGTCTACGCCGTGGCCGCGCCGCTCGCCGGCTGGGCCCTGTCCGTCGCCCTGCCGCACCGGCTGGCGTCCCTGGACCCGCGCAACGCACCGCTGCTGATGTCCCTCAACAGCAGCGCCCTCTACCTGGGCATGGCCGCGGCCGGCGGCGTCGGCAGCCTCGCCGTGACCACGCTCGGCGACCGGTGGTTCCCGCTCGTCTCCACGGTCCTGGACGTGCTGGCCTTCGCCCTGATCGCCGTGACGACGCGCGAAGGCGCGAAGGCGGGCACGGTGGCGGCGGGGAGCGGGAGTACGGGTGCGAGTACGGGTACGGGTGCGGGGAGCGCCGTACGCGGCCCGGACGGGGGCACGGCGGGCACCGCCGCAACCACAGCAACCGCCGCACCGGGGGCGTCCAAGGAGACGGAGCGGGCCCCGGCCGTTTCCTGAAGCGCCCGCGATCCACTGCCCCTCATACGGCCGCGGCCACCCGCGCCCCTTGCGCGTTATGCGGCGGCCACCTCACCGTCCAGGGCCACGCGCCACGCCCGTACGGCCGAGGCGTCCACCGGGGCGGTCCAGCCGGACGGCCGGGCCGCACCCCCGATGTGGAAGGCGTCGACGCCCGCCGCGCGCAGGACGGGCACATGCTCCAGCCCGAGGCCGCCGCCGACCAGCATGCGCGGCTCGTATCCCGGCTCGCCCGCCGTCGCGGCGGCGTGCTCGGCGAGCAGGGTCGGCAGACCGTCCTGGACACCCTGCGCCGATCCGGCCGTCAGATAGGTGTCCAGGCCGGGCACGCCCACCAGTTCCTTGCGCAGCGCGTCACGGTCGGCGGACTGGTCGATGGCGCGGTGGAAGGTCCACGGGCAGCCGTCGATCACCTCGGTCAGCGCCCGTACGGCCGCGAGGTCCGGGCGGCCCTGGGCATCCAGGAAGCCCAGGACGAACTCCTCGGCTCCCTCCGCCCGCAGCGCCGCCGCCGTCGCGCACAGGGCCTCCACGTCGCCCGCGGCGAAGCCCGCGCAGGAGCGCAGCATCACCCGCAGCGGGAGGTCGACGGCCGCCCTGACCTCCGCGAAGGTCGCGAGCGACGGCGAGAGCCCGTCGGCCGCGATGTCGGAGACCAGTTCGAGACGGTCCGCTCCCCCGGCCTGGGCGGCGACCGCGTCCTGGGCGTGGAGCGCGATCACCTCCAGGAGTGCGCGCTTGCTCATGTGACCTCTTTCCTTCGACGGCGACAGGTCTAGTCCAATAACCAGCGTAAGGGGTGGTGCGCCGCGGAAGGGGGTGACGGTCGGTACCCGACCGAAAAGCGCCCTTTGACGCGGGCTTTTCCGCGCGGCACCGCCCCGTCGCTCCCGCACTCCGGTACGGCGCACACCCCGGCCGTACGCCGTGCACAATGGGCCCTATGAGCCCCGTGTCCCGTGCGGATCACCTGTCTGCCGGCCCCGCCCCCGATCTGCGGCAGCGCTGGGCCCTGGCCGTGATCGGCGTACGCGGGCCGGACGGTCCCGACCCGGCGCCGTACGCGGACAACCTGCTCGCCCGCTGGGCCGAGCCGCAGCGCCGCTACCACACCACCGAGCACCTGACCGCCGCACTGGACCGCATCGACGAACTGGCCGAGCACGCAGACGACTTGAACGTCGTTCGCCTCGCCGCCTGGTTCCACGACGCCGTCTACCGGCCCGACCGCTCGGAGAACGAGGAGCGCAGCGCGGCCCTCGCCGAGCGCGCGCTGCCCGAACTCGGCGCCTCCGACGCCCAGACGGCCGAGGTCGCCCGGCTGGTACGCCTTACCGCCACCCATGACCCGGCGCCCGGGGACCGCAACGGCGAGGTGCTGTGCGACGCGGACCTCGCCGTGCTGGCCGGCTCGCCCGAGCGGTACGCGGCCTATGCGGCGGCCGTACGCGAGGAGTACGGATTCGTGCCCGACGCGGACTTCCGGGAAGGGCGCGCCGCGGTGCTGCGGCAACTGCTCGCCCTTGAGCGCCTGTTCAGGACGCCTGTGGGGTACGAGCAGTGGGAGCACACCGCTCGGCGCAACCTGGCCACCGAACTGGATCTGCTGACCGGTTGAGCCGGGCGGCGGCTTGAGCCGGGCGGCGGCGCCGGACTGTCAGGTCAGGGGGCGGACCAGGCGCGGGAGATGGCCAGGCTGTCCTCGTAGAGGCGGTAGCGGACGATCTCCCCGTCGCGCACCGTCAGATGGATCACGAACCAGCTCTTCATCAGCGCGTCGTTGGTCTTCAGGCGGCTCCTGAGGCGGCCCAGCAGGACCGCGTCCGCGCCGTCGGTCAGCACGCGCTCGGCGACGAATTCCTCGCTGTCCAGGTAGATCGGGTGGATCTCGAAGAACTTGGCGACCTGGGCGCGGGACGTCAGCGGGCCGATCCAGGGAATGTTCAGGTCCCCCGGGATGCACCAGTCCACCGTCTCCGCGAACAGGCCCACGGCCTCTTCGATCGCGCCGTTGGCCAGCGCGCTCATGTACGCGTCCACGACCTCGCGCGTCGTCCGGGCCTTCGCCGTCGTCCCGGACGCCCCTGCCTGCCCGGGCGCCCCTGTCGTCCCTGCCCGCCCGGACGTCTCGTTCGTTCCAGCCATGCTGACCTCTCCCCATACGTTCGAGCGGCGGCGCCGCGGTGGACCACCCGTCGGAGATCAAGCTAGCAGCGTTATGGATCGCTGGGTACAAAATTATTCAGCAGCCGTACCAGCGGGCCACAGCCGATCACCGTCCTCGCGAACGGGAATGCCCCCGCTGTACGGAGTGTTCATGTGGAACATGCCTGACCATTCCGAACGTGCCCGCATGCCCCTGGCCGTCTACGTTCTCGGCCTTTCCGTATTCGCTCTGGGAACCAGCGAATTCATGCTGTCCGGGATCCTGCAACCCCTGGCCCGGGACATGGGCGTCTCCATCCCCCAGGCCGGTCTGCTGGTTTCGGCTTTCGCGGTCGGCATGGTGGTCGGCGCTCCCGTACTCGCCGCGGCGACGCTGCGGCTGCCCCGCCGTACGACCCTGATCGCACTGCTCGCCGTGTTCGGCGCCGGGCAGATCGCGGGCGCGCTGGCCCCCACGTACGGCGTGCTGTTCGCCTCGCGGGTCGTGAGCGCGCTGGCCTGCGCGGGCTTCTGGGCCGTCGGCGCGGCGGTCGCGGTGTCCCTGGTGCCCGTCACCGCGCGCGCCCGCGCGATGGCCGTCATGGTCGGCGGACTGAGCATCGCGAACATCGCGGGCGTGCCGGCCGGCGCGCTGCTGGGACAGCACGCGGGCTGGCGCGCGGCCTTCTGGGCCGTGGCCGCCCTCGCGGCCGTCGGTCTGGCCGGCGTGGCCGCGCTGGTGCCGCGTACGGCCGTACCGACCGGTGAGGACCGGCCGCAGTTGCGCCGCGAGCTGAGCATCTACCGGGACAAGCAGGTGTGGCTGGCGCTGGTCGCGACCGCCCTGAACGGTGGCGCGGTCTTCGCGCTGTTCTCCTACCTCTCGCCGCTGCTGACGGACACCGCCGGGCTGGACGAGAGCTGGGTGCCGACCGTGCTCGCCCTCTTCGGTGTCGGCGCGCTGATCGGTACGTACATAGGTGGCCGCAAGGCGGACGCGAACCTGTTCGGCATGATCTTCGGCGGCATCGGCGCCTCCACGGTCGTCCTGGCCGCCCTGGCGCTGACCGCGCACAGCCCGGTCGCCGCCATCGCGCTGGCGCTGCTGCTCGGCGTCACGGCGTTCGCCACCGCGCCCGCGCTCAACGCCCGGATGTTCAATGTGGCGACGGCCGCGCCGACCCTGGCCGGTGCGACCACCACCTCCGCCTTCAACCTGGGCAACACGCTCGGCCCCTGGCTCGGGGGCCTGGTCATCAGCGCGGGCTGGGGCTACCCGGCCGTCGCCTGGACGGCCGCGGGGCTGGCGGCGGCGGCCGTCCTCACCACGGTGATCGCCTTCCGGCTGCAGCGTACGGGTGCCGGGTCCCGGGTGGTGGCCTCCTCGGCCTCGGCCACGGCCTCGGCCGCCGCGCCGGACCCCGACCGCGTCAGGGCGGACGCCTAACTCGTGTGACGCGCCGATCGCGCCGAGGGCCCGACGAACACCGTCGGGCCCTCGGCTTCTTGTCGCGTCCCTCAGTGCGCTTGGTGCGCTCAGTGCGCGGTCGCGCGGGTGGTACGGCGGCGGCGCGTCGCCACCACCAGGGACGTGCCGCCGATCAGCGAAGCGGCGGCGCCACCGGCTATCGGGGCGATACCCGCGGCCCCCGTACCGGCCAGCGCGCCGGCGGTGTCCGTACCGGTGCCGTCCGTGCCTCCGGAGCCCGAACCACCGGCGGCGGCACCGCCCTCTCCGCCGGAACCCGCAGCAGAACCGGAATCAGCACCCCCGCCGGTGGACTTGTCGTCGTCCGACGGCGTGGGCTTCCGGCCCCCGCTCCCCTTCCCGTTACCGCCGGTGTACTTCACCAGGACGGGCGCGGTGTTGTTCTCCTGCTGCGGGTCACCGGCCGGATCGGTCGGGGCGGTGACGGTGCCCCGGGCGCCGGCGACGCGCTTGTCGATGCGGGCCTGGAGGATGGTGCCGAAACCGTCCGGCCCATAGGGGCAGACGGCTTTCTGCGCCTTTTTCTGCACCTCCTGGGCCTTCCGCGCCTTTCCGCCGGCGGTCTTGTCAGGCGTGCAGTACAGCGCCTCTTCCTGGTCGTTCTCGTCCAGCGGCACCACACTGACGCCCTCCGGCAGGGTCACCCGCATCGGGCCCATACGGACGTCCTCGTCGCCGGGCCCGTGGTTCTGCGGGAAGGGCATCTTTACCTGCACCACCTGGCCGACCTTGCCCTTGATGGTGAACCCGACCGCCCGCCAGTCGGCCGTCTGCGTCGTACGCAGGTGCAGTTCCGCGGCTGCGTTCTCGCTGAAGCCGCTGTCCCGCACGGCCTTCAGGCCCAGCGCCGGGCCCTCCCCACGCGGGGCGGATTCGGGCAGACCGCCGTACTCGGGCTGGTTCCCCAGCGGACGCACGCTGTAACCGATGTGCCCGGACATCGTGGCCTTGTGCAGCGTCGCCACGAACGGGTCGTCGACCTCGAAGGCGGCACCCGGCTTCAGCGGGCCGGGGAAGTCGCATTCGGCATGGGTGGGCCCGGTGGCCTTGTTGTAG
Encoded proteins:
- a CDS encoding copper homeostasis protein CutC, coding for MSKRALLEVIALHAQDAVAAQAGGADRLELVSDIAADGLSPSLATFAEVRAAVDLPLRVMLRSCAGFAAGDVEALCATAAALRAEGAEEFVLGFLDAQGRPDLAAVRALTEVIDGCPWTFHRAIDQSADRDALRKELVGVPGLDTYLTAGSAQGVQDGLPTLLAEHAAATAGEPGYEPRMLVGGGLGLEHVPVLRAAGVDAFHIGGAARPSGWTAPVDASAVRAWRVALDGEVAAA
- a CDS encoding Cmx/CmrA family chloramphenicol efflux MFS transporter produces the protein MPDHSERARMPLAVYVLGLSVFALGTSEFMLSGILQPLARDMGVSIPQAGLLVSAFAVGMVVGAPVLAAATLRLPRRTTLIALLAVFGAGQIAGALAPTYGVLFASRVVSALACAGFWAVGAAVAVSLVPVTARARAMAVMVGGLSIANIAGVPAGALLGQHAGWRAAFWAVAALAAVGLAGVAALVPRTAVPTGEDRPQLRRELSIYRDKQVWLALVATALNGGAVFALFSYLSPLLTDTAGLDESWVPTVLALFGVGALIGTYIGGRKADANLFGMIFGGIGASTVVLAALALTAHSPVAAIALALLLGVTAFATAPALNARMFNVATAAPTLAGATTTSAFNLGNTLGPWLGGLVISAGWGYPAVAWTAAGLAAAAVLTTVIAFRLQRTGAGSRVVASSASATASAAAPDPDRVRADA
- a CDS encoding nuclear transport factor 2 family protein produces the protein MAGTNETSGRAGTTGAPGQAGASGTTAKARTTREVVDAYMSALANGAIEEAVGLFAETVDWCIPGDLNIPWIGPLTSRAQVAKFFEIHPIYLDSEEFVAERVLTDGADAVLLGRLRSRLKTNDALMKSWFVIHLTVRDGEIVRYRLYEDSLAISRAWSAP